From a single Kitasatospora azatica KCTC 9699 genomic region:
- a CDS encoding MFS transporter, with the protein MAATARVEVATAARRRWLMLALGIAAQTAACLFVYGVPYLVPVLRGGAEHLSLARAGVVVACPTVGLLFSLVAWGALADRYGERVVLGSGLGLGAVLVLGAAAVHGAVLLGAVFVVAGAACASVFSASGRLVMGWFAVGERGLAMGLRQTSTPLGLGLAAATWPPLAAAAGTSGALLFTAGLMGLVAVLLALLLVDPPRTERPGRREPAARSGSPYRTPTLWRIHGAGALLVWPQFTAGAFGLVLLIDVRHWQSTAAGQLMAVGQLLGAGARVAAGRWSDRVRSRLRPMRQLAAATAVLMGVTALCVCRPSVLTDLALVLACGLTASTNGLSFTATAELAGPAWAGRALGVHNTGQNLTASLTPPLAGALIGATGYPWAFALAAVLAALAVVVTPGSA; encoded by the coding sequence ATGGCGGCGACGGCGCGGGTCGAGGTGGCGACGGCTGCGCGGCGGCGGTGGCTGATGCTGGCGCTCGGGATTGCCGCGCAGACAGCGGCCTGTCTCTTCGTCTACGGCGTCCCGTACCTGGTTCCGGTCCTGCGCGGTGGGGCGGAGCACCTGTCGCTGGCCCGGGCCGGGGTGGTGGTGGCCTGTCCGACGGTCGGGTTGTTGTTCTCCCTGGTCGCCTGGGGTGCGCTCGCGGATCGGTACGGGGAGCGGGTGGTGCTGGGCAGCGGGCTCGGGCTGGGCGCGGTGCTGGTGCTGGGGGCCGCCGCGGTGCACGGTGCGGTGCTGCTCGGGGCGGTCTTCGTGGTGGCGGGCGCCGCGTGCGCTTCGGTCTTCTCGGCCAGCGGGCGGTTGGTGATGGGCTGGTTCGCGGTCGGGGAGCGCGGGTTGGCGATGGGCCTGCGGCAGACCTCGACCCCGCTCGGGCTCGGGCTGGCGGCGGCGACCTGGCCACCGTTGGCGGCAGCGGCGGGGACCTCAGGGGCGCTGCTCTTCACGGCGGGGTTGATGGGCCTGGTGGCGGTGTTGCTCGCCCTGCTCCTGGTGGACCCGCCGCGCACGGAGCGGCCGGGCCGCCGGGAGCCGGCGGCCCGGTCCGGGTCGCCGTACCGGACACCGACGCTCTGGCGGATCCACGGAGCCGGGGCGCTGTTGGTCTGGCCGCAGTTCACGGCGGGCGCGTTCGGGCTGGTGCTGCTGATCGACGTGCGGCACTGGCAGTCCACCGCGGCCGGTCAACTGATGGCGGTGGGACAGCTGTTGGGGGCGGGTGCACGGGTGGCGGCCGGTCGCTGGTCGGACCGGGTGCGCAGCCGGCTCCGGCCGATGCGGCAACTGGCGGCGGCCACCGCGGTGTTGATGGGGGTGACGGCGCTCTGCGTCTGCCGGCCGTCGGTGCTCACGGATCTGGCCCTGGTGCTGGCCTGCGGTCTCACCGCGAGCACCAACGGACTCTCCTTCACCGCCACCGCCGAACTGGCCGGGCCCGCCTGGGCGGGGCGGGCGCTGGGCGTGCACAACACGGGCCAGAACCTGACCGCCTCGCTGACTCCGCCGCTGGCCGGGGCCCTGATCGGGGCGACCGGCTACCCGTGGGCCTTCGCCCTGGCGGCGGTGCTGGCCGCGCTGGCAGTAGTGGTGACGCCCGGGAGCGCTTAA
- a CDS encoding DUF899 family protein, whose amino-acid sequence MPPFHAYRTRLPGESPQYQAAREELRLAEVELMHHQERVAAQRRALPPGPAVTDYTFLEGPAYLDQGDLPVRPVQLGELFSGPERALVVYQFMYGKRQRNPCPMCTLWLDGFNGIAHHLQRNADLAVVAAADPEPLRAHARRRGWERLRLLSCGANTFKYDFGSEDEQGNQESTVSVFTRDADGTIRHRYSARPRMAEDIDQRGIDLLSPVWNLLDLTPQGRGDWYPSLDY is encoded by the coding sequence ATGCCGCCGTTCCACGCGTACCGGACCCGCCTGCCCGGCGAGTCGCCGCAGTACCAGGCCGCTCGTGAGGAACTGCGGCTCGCCGAGGTCGAGTTGATGCACCATCAGGAGCGGGTCGCAGCGCAGCGCCGAGCGCTGCCGCCCGGGCCCGCAGTGACCGACTACACCTTCCTGGAGGGCCCCGCCTACCTCGACCAGGGCGACCTCCCGGTCCGCCCCGTGCAGCTCGGCGAACTCTTCAGTGGTCCCGAACGCGCCTTGGTGGTCTACCAGTTCATGTACGGCAAGCGGCAGCGGAACCCCTGCCCGATGTGCACGCTCTGGCTCGACGGCTTCAACGGCATCGCCCACCACCTGCAGCGCAACGCCGACCTCGCGGTGGTCGCCGCCGCCGACCCGGAGCCGCTGCGCGCCCACGCCCGGCGCCGCGGCTGGGAGCGGCTGCGGCTGCTCAGCTGCGGGGCCAACACCTTCAAGTACGACTTCGGCAGCGAGGACGAGCAGGGCAACCAGGAGTCCACCGTCTCGGTCTTCACCCGGGACGCGGACGGCACCATCCGCCACCGGTACTCGGCCCGGCCCAGGATGGCGGAGGACATCGACCAGCGCGGCATCGACCTGCTCTCCCCGGTCTGGAACCTGCTCGACCTCACCCCGCAGGGACGCGGCGACTGGTACCCGAGCCTGGACTACTGA
- a CDS encoding GntR family transcriptional regulator: MTVELPPNTPPYLRIAAELRGRIASGALRPGDRVPSTRRITQEWGVAMATATKVLTTLRQEGLVRSQPGAGTVVAPEADRVAALAPGSPPAATPTTTTPPAATPTTTTPTAGAPAPGAPREVRRREPRESEPGLSRDRIVQAAVSVADAEGLPPVSMRRVATELGVAPMALYRHVASKEELVDLMADRVLGSVALPPAELTGWRPRLAAIARVQWSVYRRHPWLAQSISLTRPVPLPGAIRHGEWVLSSLEGLGLDAGTRLNIHIMMFALVRGIAVNLDLEAADRRRTTMTEEEWMATQEGALTALLSGGQYPSFARVIAELVDGDFDFDLDLLFEFVLARTLDGLAQLLEPAG; this comes from the coding sequence ATGACCGTCGAGCTGCCGCCCAACACCCCGCCCTATCTGCGGATCGCCGCCGAGCTGAGGGGACGGATCGCCAGTGGGGCACTGCGCCCCGGGGACCGGGTGCCGTCGACCCGCCGGATCACCCAGGAGTGGGGGGTCGCGATGGCCACCGCGACCAAGGTGCTGACCACGCTGCGCCAGGAAGGGCTGGTCCGCTCGCAGCCCGGGGCGGGGACGGTGGTGGCGCCCGAGGCGGACCGGGTGGCCGCGCTCGCACCCGGCTCCCCGCCTGCCGCGACGCCGACCACCACCACGCCGCCTGCCGCCACGCCGACCACCACCACGCCGACGGCAGGCGCGCCGGCGCCCGGCGCGCCGCGCGAGGTCCGGCGCCGGGAGCCCCGGGAGAGCGAGCCCGGCCTCTCCCGCGACCGGATCGTCCAGGCCGCCGTCTCCGTCGCGGACGCCGAGGGCCTGCCCCCCGTCTCCATGCGCCGGGTCGCCACCGAGCTCGGCGTCGCGCCGATGGCGCTCTACCGGCATGTGGCGAGCAAGGAGGAGCTGGTCGACCTGATGGCCGACCGGGTGCTCGGCAGCGTCGCACTGCCCCCCGCCGAGCTGACCGGCTGGCGCCCCCGGCTGGCGGCGATCGCCCGCGTCCAGTGGTCGGTCTACCGCCGCCACCCCTGGCTCGCCCAGTCCATCTCGCTGACCCGCCCGGTCCCGCTGCCCGGCGCGATCCGCCACGGCGAGTGGGTACTCAGCTCGCTGGAAGGGCTGGGCCTGGACGCCGGCACCCGGCTCAACATCCACATCATGATGTTCGCCCTGGTCCGCGGGATCGCGGTCAACCTGGACCTGGAGGCCGCCGACCGGCGCCGCACCACGATGACCGAGGAGGAGTGGATGGCCACCCAGGAGGGCGCGCTGACCGCGCTCCTGTCGGGCGGACAGTACCCCTCCTTCGCCCGGGTGATCGCCGAGCTGGTCGACGGCGACTTCGACTTCGACCTCGACCTGCTCTTCGAGTTCGTACTGGCCCGCACCCTCGACGGCCTGGCCCAGCTGCTGGAACCCGCTGGCTGA
- a CDS encoding MFS transporter: MANRRAWLALSVLMLPLLLVSMDVSVLYFAVPFISQDLHPSSTQQLWIFDIYGFVLAGLLLTMGALGDRIGRRRLLLSGALAFGAASTLAAYAGSAGTLIAARAVLGIAGATLMPSTLGMVRNLFPDARQRGRAIAVWTAVTSGGIAVGPVLSGILLEHFWWGSVFLINLPAMALLLVLGPVLLPETPRLRGGRFDLPSAVLSLAAILPLIYGIKELARNGFQSLPAGAILLGLLAGAVFVRRQRTHPGALIDLALLRSRGFSSSVAMNVLGMFGVVGMAIFVTQYLQLVLGMSTLEAALWSVLPSVAVGAVAPAAAALGARIGKAKVIAGGFLLMALGFGTLALADAHSALWVVLVAAGVYASGAVALMSQVSEVVMAAAPAERASTASALLESGTELGGALGMAILGSIGTAVYRADVQAALPADLPADALAQVRDSLGGTEVALAQLPAETGKLVLGAARDAFAGGMQAAAIAAAVLMVAGAVLALALLRHLPVGTPQSPAGQDSGQRADVLV; encoded by the coding sequence ATGGCCAATCGTCGCGCCTGGCTCGCGCTCTCCGTTCTGATGCTTCCGCTGCTCCTGGTCTCGATGGACGTCTCGGTGCTCTACTTCGCCGTCCCGTTCATCAGTCAGGACCTGCACCCCAGCAGCACCCAGCAGCTGTGGATCTTCGACATCTACGGCTTCGTGCTGGCCGGCCTGCTGCTCACCATGGGCGCCCTCGGCGACCGGATCGGCCGCCGCCGACTGCTGCTCTCCGGCGCGCTGGCCTTCGGCGCCGCCTCCACCCTGGCCGCCTACGCCGGCAGCGCGGGCACCCTGATCGCGGCCCGCGCCGTGCTCGGCATCGCCGGTGCCACCCTGATGCCCAGCACCCTGGGCATGGTCCGCAACCTCTTCCCGGACGCCAGGCAGCGCGGCCGGGCCATCGCCGTCTGGACGGCCGTGACCAGCGGCGGCATCGCGGTCGGCCCGGTGCTCAGCGGCATCCTGCTGGAGCACTTCTGGTGGGGCTCGGTCTTCCTGATCAACCTGCCCGCGATGGCGCTGCTGCTGGTGCTCGGCCCGGTGCTGCTGCCCGAGACCCCGCGGCTACGGGGCGGTCGCTTCGACCTGCCGAGCGCGGTGCTCTCGCTGGCCGCGATCCTGCCGCTGATCTACGGCATCAAGGAGCTGGCCCGGAACGGCTTCCAGTCGCTGCCGGCCGGCGCGATCCTGCTCGGCCTGCTGGCCGGCGCGGTCTTCGTGCGGCGCCAGCGGACCCACCCCGGCGCGCTGATCGACCTCGCCCTGCTGCGCAGCCGCGGCTTCTCCAGCTCGGTCGCGATGAACGTGCTGGGCATGTTCGGCGTGGTCGGGATGGCCATCTTCGTCACCCAGTACCTGCAGCTGGTCCTCGGCATGAGCACCCTCGAGGCGGCGCTGTGGAGCGTGCTGCCCAGCGTCGCGGTCGGCGCGGTGGCGCCGGCGGCGGCCGCGCTGGGCGCCAGGATCGGCAAGGCGAAGGTGATCGCCGGCGGGTTCCTGCTGATGGCGCTCGGCTTCGGGACGCTGGCCCTGGCGGACGCGCACTCGGCGCTCTGGGTGGTGCTGGTCGCGGCCGGTGTCTACGCCTCCGGCGCGGTCGCTCTGATGTCGCAGGTCAGCGAGGTGGTGATGGCGGCCGCGCCGGCCGAGCGGGCCTCCACCGCCTCCGCTCTGCTGGAGTCCGGCACCGAACTGGGCGGGGCGCTCGGGATGGCGATCCTGGGCAGCATCGGCACCGCGGTCTACCGCGCCGACGTCCAGGCCGCCTTGCCGGCCGATCTGCCGGCCGACGCGCTGGCGCAGGTCCGCGACTCGCTCGGCGGCACCGAGGTCGCGCTGGCCCAACTGCCCGCCGAGACCGGCAAGCTGGTGCTGGGTGCGGCCCGGGACGCGTTCGCCGGCGGCATGCAGGCGGCGGCGATCGCGGCGGCCGTGCTGATGGTGGCGGGCGCGGTGCTGGCCCTGGCCCTGCTGCGCCACCTGCCGGTCGGCACCCCGCAGTCGCCCGCCGGGCAGGACAGCGGACAGCGTGCGGACGTGCTGGTCTGA
- a CDS encoding penicillin acylase family protein yields MPPRLRLNLPPRLRLALAATLAAALLAAAPGAATATSTPAAAAPDYCAAQCNDILPPGENGNATLADIIGNRLFGTRPAHTDDQLGPYTALASAYPNLTNAQLAGFFNDASFGVPAAQVASTSSPRPDVTIVRDKATGVPHITGRTRYGTEFGAGYAAGQDRLWVMDLFRHVGRGQLSGFAGGAAANRQLEQSFWQAAPYTEAELQSQIDAIANQGDRARQALADAQAYLDGINQYISQSYNGRYFPGEYDLTGHIDAITNAGSIDPFKLTDLVALASVVGALFGAGGGGELASAQVKQAAEARYGTALGDQLWRSLREADDPESVSTLHDGQSFPYALPPDDPQGVAMPDRGSVVPERLIYDATGSANSATTKAPGVLPGNLLTAKHGMSNALLVSGKYTASGHPVAVFGPQTGYFAPQLLMLEELQGPGISARGAAFAGLSFYVQLGRGQDYAWSATSAGQDITDTYAVPLCSTDGSPVTTAADSYLYHGVCTPFDKLSRQDAWSPTTADSTAAGSYTLVMYRSNYGLVTARGTVAGKPVAFTSLRSTYRHEADSIIGFQMLNDPGAVHDPAGFQQAAQNINYTFNWFYADSQHTAYYNSGNNPVRAPGVDAGLPVLADPAYEWQGFSPATNTAQYTPPAQHPQSVDQDYYISWNNKQAVNFGASGFGNGSVHRGNLLDDRVKALVAKGGVTRASLAHAMESAAVTDLRGEDVLPELLQVIATSPVTDPQLAAVVQKLQTWRSDGAKRTETSAGSHGYADADAIRTMDAWWPLLAQGVFQPGLGDGLFGALTGALQINESPSGGQSGPANGGVSANESIPHKGSSFQYGWWSYLDKDLRTALGRPVAGPLAQPFCGGGSLTACRSVLLSTLQQAATQTPAQVYPGDGDCSAGDQWCADTIIQRPLGGVTDAKTTWQNRPTYQQVVEFPGHR; encoded by the coding sequence TTGCCCCCACGCTTGCGCCTCAACCTGCCCCCACGCCTGCGGCTCGCCCTCGCCGCCACCCTGGCGGCCGCCCTGCTGGCCGCCGCCCCCGGCGCCGCGACCGCGACCAGCACCCCCGCCGCAGCGGCCCCCGACTACTGCGCCGCCCAGTGCAACGACATCCTGCCCCCCGGTGAGAACGGCAACGCCACCCTCGCCGACATCATCGGCAACCGGCTGTTCGGCACCCGTCCCGCGCACACCGACGACCAGCTCGGCCCGTACACCGCGCTCGCCTCCGCCTACCCGAACCTGACCAACGCCCAGCTGGCCGGCTTCTTCAACGACGCCTCGTTCGGCGTGCCGGCCGCCCAGGTGGCCAGCACCAGCAGCCCCCGCCCGGACGTCACCATCGTGCGCGACAAGGCCACCGGCGTGCCGCACATCACCGGCCGCACCCGGTACGGCACCGAGTTCGGCGCCGGCTACGCGGCCGGCCAGGACCGGCTCTGGGTGATGGACCTGTTCCGGCACGTCGGCCGCGGCCAGCTGTCCGGCTTCGCCGGCGGCGCGGCGGCCAACCGGCAACTGGAGCAGAGCTTCTGGCAGGCCGCACCGTACACCGAGGCCGAACTGCAGAGCCAGATCGACGCCATCGCGAACCAGGGCGACCGGGCCCGCCAGGCGCTGGCCGACGCACAGGCCTACCTGGACGGCATCAACCAGTACATCTCCCAGTCCTACAACGGCCGTTACTTCCCCGGCGAGTACGACCTGACCGGGCACATCGACGCGATCACCAACGCCGGCTCGATCGACCCCTTCAAACTCACCGACCTGGTCGCACTCGCCTCGGTGGTCGGCGCGCTGTTCGGCGCGGGCGGCGGCGGCGAGTTGGCCTCGGCCCAGGTCAAGCAGGCCGCCGAGGCACGGTACGGGACGGCGCTGGGCGACCAGCTGTGGCGCTCGCTGCGCGAGGCCGACGACCCGGAGTCGGTCAGCACCCTGCACGACGGCCAGTCCTTCCCGTACGCGCTGCCGCCCGACGACCCGCAGGGCGTCGCGATGCCGGACCGGGGCTCGGTGGTGCCCGAGCGGCTGATCTACGACGCGACCGGCTCCGCCAACAGCGCCACCACCAAGGCCCCCGGCGTGCTGCCCGGCAACCTGCTGACCGCCAAGCACGGCATGTCCAACGCGCTGCTGGTCTCCGGCAAGTACACCGCCAGCGGACACCCGGTGGCGGTCTTCGGCCCGCAGACCGGCTACTTCGCGCCGCAGCTGCTGATGCTGGAGGAACTGCAGGGCCCGGGGATCAGCGCCCGTGGCGCGGCCTTCGCCGGCCTGAGCTTCTACGTGCAGCTGGGCCGCGGCCAGGACTACGCCTGGAGCGCCACCTCGGCCGGCCAGGACATCACCGACACCTACGCCGTGCCGCTCTGCAGCACGGACGGCTCACCGGTCACCACCGCGGCCGACTCCTACCTCTACCACGGCGTCTGCACCCCCTTCGACAAGCTCTCCCGGCAGGACGCCTGGTCCCCGACCACCGCCGACTCCACCGCGGCCGGCTCCTACACGCTGGTCATGTACCGCTCGAACTACGGCCTGGTGACGGCCCGCGGCACGGTCGCCGGCAAACCGGTCGCCTTCACCTCGCTGCGCTCCACCTACCGCCACGAGGCCGACTCGATCATCGGCTTCCAGATGCTCAACGACCCCGGCGCGGTGCACGATCCGGCGGGCTTCCAGCAGGCCGCGCAGAACATCAACTACACCTTCAACTGGTTCTACGCGGACTCCCAGCACACCGCCTACTACAACTCCGGCAACAACCCGGTCAGGGCTCCCGGCGTCGACGCCGGGCTGCCGGTGCTGGCCGATCCGGCCTACGAGTGGCAGGGCTTCTCCCCCGCCACCAACACCGCCCAGTACACCCCGCCGGCCCAGCACCCGCAGTCGGTGGACCAGGACTACTACATCTCCTGGAACAACAAGCAGGCCGTCAACTTCGGCGCCTCGGGCTTCGGCAACGGCTCGGTGCACCGCGGCAACCTGCTCGACGACCGGGTCAAGGCACTGGTCGCCAAGGGCGGGGTCACCCGCGCCTCGCTCGCCCACGCGATGGAGAGCGCGGCCGTCACCGACCTGCGCGGTGAGGACGTGCTGCCCGAGCTGCTCCAGGTGATCGCCACCTCTCCGGTCACCGATCCGCAACTCGCCGCAGTGGTACAGAAGCTGCAGACCTGGCGGAGCGACGGGGCGAAGCGGACCGAGACCTCGGCCGGCAGCCACGGCTACGCCGACGCGGACGCGATCCGCACCATGGACGCCTGGTGGCCGCTGCTGGCCCAGGGCGTCTTCCAACCCGGCCTCGGCGACGGCCTGTTCGGCGCACTCACCGGGGCACTGCAGATCAACGAGTCCCCGTCCGGCGGCCAGAGCGGCCCGGCCAACGGCGGGGTGAGCGCCAACGAGTCGATCCCGCACAAGGGTTCCTCCTTCCAGTACGGCTGGTGGAGCTACCTGGACAAGGACCTGCGCACCGCCCTGGGTCGGCCGGTGGCCGGTCCGCTGGCCCAACCGTTCTGCGGAGGCGGCAGCCTGACGGCCTGTCGGAGCGTGCTGCTGAGCACCCTGCAGCAGGCGGCCACCCAGACCCCGGCCCAGGTCTACCCCGGCGACGGGGACTGCTCGGCCGGTGACCAGTGGTGCGCGGACACCATCATCCAGCGGCCGCTGGGCGGGGTGACCGACGCCAAGACCACCTGGCAGAACCGCCCGACCTACCAGCAGGTGGTGGAGTTCCCGGGCCACCGCTGA